In Geotalea uraniireducens, one genomic interval encodes:
- a CDS encoding epoxyqueuosine reductase has translation MEELVREEIGSFVATSTENCFPDGEPYFAAPLVGFAAANDPLFADYKRIIGPFHLAPAEFLAGAATVICWVLPISRPTRESNRRQQHWPSREWSMTRTYGEQFNVALRRHLVAWLTGRGQRAVAPQLAPEWRALDDCRAGVASSWSERHAAYAAGLGTFSLNDALITERGIAHRLGTVVTDLALVPSPRRPADHRHNCLYFREGSCGRCIGRCPTGALSPAGHDKERCREYVYGAVPAAVEAEYGVSQTGCGLCQTAVPCEAAIPGSLLRPGGKRA, from the coding sequence ATGGAAGAATTGGTGCGGGAAGAGATCGGCAGTTTTGTCGCCACGAGCACGGAGAACTGCTTCCCGGATGGGGAGCCGTATTTCGCTGCGCCGCTGGTCGGTTTTGCCGCGGCGAACGATCCGCTCTTCGCCGACTACAAACGGATCATCGGCCCCTTCCACCTGGCGCCGGCGGAGTTTCTTGCCGGGGCGGCGACGGTGATCTGCTGGGTACTGCCGATCAGCCGGCCGACCCGGGAGAGCAACCGGCGCCAGCAACACTGGCCGTCCCGGGAGTGGTCAATGACCCGCACCTATGGCGAACAGTTCAACGTAGCGCTCCGCCGTCATCTGGTCGCCTGGCTCACCGGGCGAGGCCAGCGGGCGGTCGCCCCCCAGCTGGCCCCGGAATGGCGGGCCCTCGACGACTGTCGGGCCGGGGTCGCCTCCTCGTGGTCCGAGCGTCATGCCGCCTATGCCGCCGGCCTCGGCACCTTCAGCCTCAATGATGCCCTGATCACCGAGCGGGGGATTGCCCACCGGCTCGGCACGGTGGTGACCGACCTGGCGCTGGTGCCGTCACCGCGCCGACCGGCCGACCACCGCCATAATTGTCTCTATTTCCGGGAAGGGAGCTGCGGCCGCTGCATCGGCCGCTGCCCGACGGGCGCCCTTTCTCCTGCCGGCCACGACAAGGAGCGTTGCCGGGAGTATGTCTACGGGGCCGTACCGGCGGCGGTCGAGGCGGAGTATGGCGTCTCTCAGACCGGCTGCGGTCTCTGCCAGACGGCGGTGCCGTGCGAGGCCGCCATCCCCGGCAGCCTCCTGCGCCCCGGCGGCAAGCGGGCCTGA
- a CDS encoding aldo/keto reductase, giving the protein METTTIDGIGIKASRIALGTWAIGGWMWGGSEEEESIATIHAALDQGITVIDTAPVYGFGRSEEIVGRAIARRGGRDRVIIATKVGLEWRDGKVFRNSTPARIAAEVEDSLRRLQTDYIDLYQVHWPDPLVPIEETAGTMERLRQAGKIRAIGVSNYSPAQLEEFCRVAPLQACQPPYNLFERQIEGELLPYCHDQGIALLTYGALCRGLLSGRMTADTVFTGDDLRRVDPKFRSPRFAQYLEAVRRLDRFARERFGKGVLALAVRWILDQGVQVALWGARHPAQVRAVGEVFGWSLSEADRAEIERILREAVPEPVGPEFMAPPSR; this is encoded by the coding sequence ATGGAAACGACGACTATTGACGGCATCGGGATCAAGGCATCGCGGATCGCCCTGGGGACCTGGGCGATCGGCGGCTGGATGTGGGGCGGCTCCGAGGAGGAAGAGTCGATTGCGACGATTCACGCCGCCCTCGATCAAGGGATTACGGTAATCGATACCGCTCCCGTCTATGGCTTCGGCCGTTCGGAAGAGATCGTCGGCCGGGCCATCGCTCGGCGCGGCGGGCGCGACCGGGTGATTATCGCTACCAAGGTGGGTTTGGAGTGGCGCGATGGCAAGGTCTTCCGCAACTCAACGCCCGCCCGGATTGCCGCCGAGGTCGAGGATTCGCTGCGCCGGTTGCAGACCGACTACATTGATCTCTACCAGGTCCATTGGCCTGATCCCCTCGTGCCGATCGAGGAGACGGCCGGCACCATGGAGCGGCTCCGCCAGGCGGGGAAGATCCGGGCCATCGGTGTCAGCAACTATTCCCCCGCCCAGCTGGAGGAGTTCTGCCGGGTGGCGCCGCTGCAGGCCTGCCAGCCGCCGTATAACCTGTTCGAGCGGCAGATCGAGGGAGAGCTTCTCCCTTATTGCCATGATCAGGGCATTGCCCTCCTGACCTACGGGGCGCTCTGCCGCGGGCTGCTCAGCGGCCGGATGACCGCCGACACCGTTTTTACCGGCGACGATCTGCGCAGGGTCGATCCGAAGTTTCGTTCGCCCCGCTTTGCCCAGTACCTGGAAGCGGTCCGCCGGCTCGACCGGTTTGCCCGGGAGCGGTTCGGCAAGGGGGTACTGGCGCTGGCGGTGCGTTGGATTCTCGATCAGGGGGTGCAGGTTGCGCTCTGGGGAGCCCGACATCCAGCGCAGGTGAGGGCGGTTGGCGAAGTGTTCGGCTGGTCGCTCAGCGAGGCCGACCGGGCCGAGATCGAACGAATTCTGCGCGAAGCCGTCCCGGAGCCGGTCGGTCCCGAATTCATGGCGCCCCCCTCCCGCTAG
- a CDS encoding DMT family transporter, with translation MSNLFLFLLMLGGGVILTLQPSINGRLAERVGILESAFISFAVGTLALAVVVAACGRGSLRAAGDAAWWELTGGLLGALFVSLTILVVPRIGTAAAMAATIAAQLITGLLLDQLNLFGFRAIPIDGRRLAGTVLLLAGAALIYRR, from the coding sequence ATGTCCAATCTTTTCCTCTTCCTGCTGATGCTGGGCGGCGGGGTCATCCTGACGCTCCAGCCGTCGATCAATGGCCGTCTCGCCGAACGGGTCGGCATTTTGGAGAGCGCCTTCATCTCCTTTGCCGTCGGCACCCTCGCCCTGGCAGTGGTGGTAGCGGCCTGCGGCCGGGGAAGTCTTCGCGCCGCCGGCGATGCCGCCTGGTGGGAACTGACCGGCGGGCTGCTCGGAGCGCTGTTCGTCTCCCTGACCATTCTGGTAGTGCCGAGGATCGGCACGGCAGCAGCGATGGCGGCCACCATCGCCGCCCAGTTGATCACCGGACTGCTCCTCGACCAGCTCAACCTGTTCGGCTTTCGCGCCATCCCCATTGACGGCCGGCGGCTCGCCGGAACCGTGCTGCTGCTGGCCGGCGCGGCACTGATCTACCGGCGCTAG
- a CDS encoding Hsp20/alpha crystallin family protein produces MASQFREMERWFEEAFNRPFFGMNWLPFRGMLHELGEGGGISPSIDMYEERNELVVKAEMPGISSENLNLRLVDNNLIIAAERNSEERVEEANYLRLERSHGSFSRALSLPDGLDTDHIKASLKDGILEIRFPRRESSTIKQITVE; encoded by the coding sequence ATGGCCAGCCAGTTCCGCGAAATGGAGCGGTGGTTCGAAGAGGCCTTCAACCGGCCATTTTTCGGCATGAACTGGCTCCCCTTCCGGGGGATGCTCCACGAACTGGGCGAAGGTGGCGGGATCAGCCCCTCAATCGACATGTACGAAGAGCGGAACGAACTGGTGGTCAAAGCGGAAATGCCGGGGATCAGCAGCGAAAATCTCAACCTGCGACTCGTCGATAACAACCTGATCATCGCGGCGGAACGGAACAGCGAAGAGCGGGTCGAAGAGGCCAACTATCTACGGCTCGAACGGTCCCATGGCAGCTTCAGCCGGGCCTTGAGCCTCCCCGACGGCCTCGATACCGATCACATCAAGGCTTCGCTGAAGGACGGCATCCTAGAAATCCGTTTCCCGAGGCGAGAATCTTCAACGATCAAACAGATAACCGTGGAATAG
- a CDS encoding TetR/AcrR family transcriptional regulator, which produces MEKNETRQQIIQVGTELIARQGFNATGIDAVLKQAGVPKGSFYYYFGSKEEFGLAVIDQFALRYARRLDDYLGDETLSPLNRIRRYLESVLARLEQNHCTKGCLIGNLGQEMADQHERFRTRLEEVFRSWRERFARCLREARAAGELAAAFDVDVMAEFILSGLEGAILRTKVMKSPRPLQDFIDILFARVLV; this is translated from the coding sequence ATGGAAAAGAACGAGACACGCCAGCAGATCATCCAGGTCGGCACCGAACTGATCGCCCGCCAGGGGTTCAATGCCACCGGCATCGATGCGGTGCTGAAACAGGCGGGGGTGCCGAAGGGGTCGTTTTATTATTACTTCGGCAGCAAGGAAGAATTCGGCCTGGCCGTGATCGACCAGTTCGCTCTTCGCTACGCCCGGCGGCTCGATGATTACCTCGGTGATGAGACGCTTTCGCCGTTGAACCGGATTCGCCGTTACCTGGAGAGCGTTCTGGCGCGACTGGAGCAGAACCACTGCACCAAGGGGTGCCTGATCGGCAACCTGGGGCAGGAGATGGCCGATCAGCACGAGCGGTTCCGGACTCGGCTGGAGGAGGTCTTCCGCTCCTGGCGCGAACGGTTTGCCCGTTGTCTCCGTGAGGCTCGCGCTGCCGGCGAACTCGCCGCCGCATTCGATGTCGATGTGATGGCGGAATTTATCCTCTCCGGCCTGGAGGGCGCGATCCTCCGGACCAAGGTGATGAAATCTCCCCGGCCGTTGCAGGATTTCATCGACATCCTTTTTGCCCGGGTGCTGGTATAA
- a CDS encoding aminoacyl-tRNA deacylase, which translates to MNEISCPAERLRAWMAANHVQGDHLSFAESCHSVAEAAAAAGISPEDLVKSICMIADNGMLLVAIVKGEDRASARRLGQAAGCPMPRLATPTEMLAATGYPCGGTPPFGFAARFFIDERVFDREIVYGGGGTATTLVRIAPRELQRLNGATVARIRK; encoded by the coding sequence ATGAACGAGATTTCCTGTCCCGCCGAACGCCTGCGTGCCTGGATGGCGGCCAACCATGTCCAGGGCGACCACCTCTCGTTTGCCGAATCGTGCCATTCAGTCGCCGAAGCCGCCGCAGCGGCCGGCATCTCCCCGGAAGATTTAGTCAAGAGCATCTGCATGATTGCCGACAATGGTATGCTGCTGGTCGCCATCGTCAAAGGAGAGGACCGGGCCAGCGCCCGCCGGCTCGGCCAGGCCGCCGGCTGTCCGATGCCCCGGCTGGCAACCCCGACCGAGATGCTGGCCGCAACCGGCTACCCCTGCGGCGGCACGCCCCCCTTCGGCTTTGCCGCCCGATTCTTCATCGACGAACGGGTCTTCGATCGGGAAATCGTCTACGGTGGCGGCGGCACCGCCACAACACTGGTCCGGATCGCCCCCCGGGAACTGCAACGGCTGAACGGCGCCACGGTCGCACGGATTCGCAAGTAA
- a CDS encoding GSU0071 family protein: MDTILIDAELEHYYRERLAMSGKVAWQRFLFRASTAFQGAELELYLERVRAHARAYASYCATFKSPFRHCESALFLSSLLLFGAGIVMILTGDLSVFVAGGTAAGVVGMVECARKLADYWRQYGSMETVFREFAECPGE; encoded by the coding sequence ATGGATACCATATTAATCGACGCGGAGCTGGAGCATTATTACCGGGAGCGGCTGGCGATGAGCGGCAAGGTTGCCTGGCAGCGGTTTCTTTTCCGGGCGAGCACCGCCTTCCAGGGGGCCGAACTGGAGCTCTACCTGGAGCGGGTCCGGGCCCACGCCCGGGCGTACGCTTCTTACTGTGCGACCTTCAAGTCGCCATTTCGCCATTGCGAGTCGGCACTGTTCCTGTCGAGCTTGCTGTTGTTCGGTGCCGGGATTGTCATGATCCTTACCGGCGACCTGTCGGTCTTCGTGGCCGGAGGGACCGCCGCCGGAGTGGTCGGGATGGTCGAATGCGCCCGGAAGCTGGCGGATTACTGGCGGCAGTACGGCTCGATGGAGACAGTGTTCCGCGAGTTTGCCGAGTGTCCCGGCGAGTGA
- a CDS encoding MFS transporter: MAGAPVRHDRQPSAARLLLTCCVISFGCFFGSYMRIPVVPLFAISLGADSVQVGLINGAFMLMAGLLSIPSGLVSDRLGRRLPLLGGLTLLAGSSFLLYWSSSPLQMAGIYLLFGVGLSAFSPTLMSYVADVTPPEVLGQAFGWYTMALYGGMTIGPAAGGLLGKALGLRQVFLVSGGLIFVMFWVALFFLPAPPGGRSGRTARPAVLPALRTLAENRPFLACMLATFGTCTGFGMFVTFMPLYIRSLGMNSGHVGLVFAAQALANALSRLPFGRLSDRVADRSVFVTGGAALFALALASFGLCHTVVPLMAAAALLGASMGVAFTAVGVLIADVVPRQLRGLAMGGYNTCVYAGMMLSAAGMGPIVRESGFRTAFFLNCGICLLVALGFYRLFRRQPARVTAGWGQP, translated from the coding sequence ATGGCTGGTGCTCCGGTACGGCACGATCGGCAGCCGTCGGCCGCCAGGCTGCTCTTGACCTGCTGTGTCATCAGTTTCGGCTGCTTTTTCGGCTCCTACATGCGGATTCCGGTGGTACCGCTGTTCGCCATCTCGCTCGGGGCCGATTCGGTTCAGGTCGGGCTGATCAACGGTGCCTTCATGCTGATGGCCGGCCTGCTCTCCATTCCGTCGGGACTGGTCTCCGACCGGCTGGGGCGCCGTCTGCCGCTGCTCGGCGGGCTGACGCTTCTGGCCGGTTCGTCGTTTCTCCTTTACTGGAGCAGCAGCCCGCTGCAGATGGCCGGTATCTACCTGCTATTCGGCGTCGGCCTGTCGGCCTTCTCGCCGACCCTGATGTCCTACGTTGCCGACGTCACCCCGCCCGAAGTGCTCGGTCAGGCGTTCGGCTGGTACACCATGGCGCTCTACGGCGGGATGACCATCGGCCCGGCCGCCGGCGGCCTGCTCGGCAAAGCGCTCGGGCTGCGCCAGGTATTCCTGGTGTCCGGCGGACTGATCTTCGTCATGTTCTGGGTGGCGCTGTTCTTCCTGCCGGCCCCGCCCGGCGGCCGGTCCGGCAGGACGGCCCGGCCGGCGGTGTTGCCGGCGCTGCGCACCCTGGCGGAGAACCGGCCGTTTCTCGCCTGCATGCTCGCTACCTTCGGCACCTGTACCGGTTTCGGGATGTTCGTTACTTTCATGCCGCTCTATATCCGCAGCCTGGGGATGAATTCGGGGCACGTCGGCCTGGTTTTCGCCGCCCAGGCCCTGGCCAACGCCCTGTCGCGGCTCCCTTTCGGCCGGTTGAGCGACCGGGTGGCCGACCGGAGCGTCTTCGTAACGGGCGGAGCGGCCCTGTTTGCCCTGGCGCTGGCCTCTTTCGGTCTCTGCCACACGGTGGTGCCGTTGATGGCGGCGGCCGCACTGCTCGGGGCGAGCATGGGGGTGGCCTTCACCGCCGTCGGGGTGCTGATTGCCGACGTCGTTCCCCGGCAATTGCGCGGGCTGGCGATGGGCGGGTACAACACCTGCGTCTATGCCGGCATGATGTTGAGCGCCGCCGGGATGGGGCCAATAGTCCGGGAAAGCGGCTTCCGGACCGCTTTTTTCCTTAACTGCGGCATCTGCCTGCTGGTGGCGCTCGGTTTTTACCGGCTGTTCCGCCGGCAGCCCGCCCGGGTGACGGCTGGCTGGGGCCAGCCGTAA
- a CDS encoding nitroreductase family protein: protein MSLATIDRQRCIHDGLCIKACPVHLFVDDPSGVPRFQNERAEACIGCGHCVAVCPADAVDHLAVPLAESPLLEPALTVSGAAATQLLKSRRSIRRFTAEPVAEEPLRRVLDTARWAPTASNRQQVHWLVIREPAAVRHLAGVTIDWLRGIANRPAYYEPFIAAWDRGEDWVLRGAPHLAVAHAPENDWGAIDCAIAVTYFELAALAEGFGTCWAGFLTRAAGSDAGVAAALALPAGHRMYGGVMFGNPEFRYRRSPQRRLAQVEWR from the coding sequence ATGAGTCTGGCAACCATCGACCGGCAGCGTTGCATCCACGACGGCCTCTGCATCAAGGCGTGTCCGGTCCATCTCTTCGTCGACGATCCGAGCGGCGTGCCGCGTTTCCAGAACGAGCGGGCGGAGGCGTGCATCGGCTGCGGCCATTGCGTGGCCGTCTGCCCCGCCGATGCCGTTGACCACCTGGCGGTGCCCCTGGCCGAATCGCCGTTGCTCGAACCGGCGCTGACCGTTTCCGGCGCCGCCGCGACGCAGCTCTTAAAAAGCCGGCGTTCGATCCGCCGCTTCACCGCTGAGCCGGTTGCCGAGGAGCCGCTGCGGCGGGTGCTCGATACCGCGCGCTGGGCACCGACGGCGAGCAACCGGCAACAGGTTCACTGGCTGGTGATCCGCGAACCGGCGGCGGTCCGGCATCTGGCGGGGGTGACGATCGACTGGCTGCGCGGGATCGCCAACCGGCCGGCCTATTACGAGCCATTTATTGCTGCCTGGGACCGGGGCGAGGACTGGGTGCTCCGTGGCGCGCCCCACCTGGCGGTGGCCCATGCGCCGGAGAACGACTGGGGTGCCATCGACTGTGCCATCGCCGTGACCTACTTCGAACTGGCGGCTTTGGCGGAGGGGTTCGGTACCTGCTGGGCCGGTTTCCTGACCCGGGCGGCCGGCAGCGACGCCGGGGTCGCTGCGGCGCTGGCGCTCCCTGCCGGGCACCGGATGTACGGCGGGGTGATGTTCGGCAATCCGGAGTTTCGCTACCGGCGCTCGCCGCAGCGCCGGCTGGCACAGGTCGAGTGGCGGTAG
- a CDS encoding flavin reductase family protein, with protein sequence MKQSLGAKTLAYPTPVWLVGTYDREGKPNLMTAAWCGICCSQPPCVAVSLRKATYSYEAIVERRAFTVGMPGERLVRQTDYAGIASGRNLDKFAAVGLTPIGSELVDAPYAAEVPLVLECRLLHILEIGLHTQFVGEIVDVKADEAVIGDDGLPEIMRVKPFVYDTGHRGYYGIGAYLGRAFAVGKER encoded by the coding sequence GTGAAACAATCACTGGGTGCAAAAACCCTCGCCTATCCGACCCCCGTCTGGCTGGTCGGCACCTACGACCGGGAGGGGAAGCCGAACCTGATGACCGCCGCCTGGTGCGGTATCTGCTGTTCCCAGCCCCCCTGCGTTGCCGTCTCGCTGCGCAAGGCAACCTATTCCTATGAGGCGATCGTCGAACGGCGGGCCTTTACCGTCGGGATGCCGGGCGAACGACTGGTCCGGCAGACCGACTATGCCGGCATCGCCTCGGGGCGGAACCTGGACAAATTCGCCGCCGTCGGCCTGACCCCGATCGGCAGCGAACTGGTGGACGCCCCCTATGCGGCGGAAGTGCCGCTCGTTCTGGAGTGCCGGTTGCTCCATATCCTGGAAATCGGTCTCCATACCCAGTTCGTCGGCGAGATCGTCGACGTCAAGGCCGACGAAGCGGTGATCGGCGATGATGGTCTGCCGGAGATCATGCGTGTCAAACCATTCGTCTACGATACCGGTCATCGTGGCTATTACGGGATTGGCGCCTACCTGGGCCGGGCCTTTGCCGTCGGCAAGGAGCGCTGA
- a CDS encoding enoyl-CoA hydratase-related protein codes for MSPRNLLLETTEGVVTVTINRPAALNALNREMLEELAAVINELAADQAVRVIILTGAGERAFVAGADIAVMREMAPAAARELALLGQGVCRAIERCPKPVIAAVNGFALGGGCELALSCDIRLAAESARFGQPEVNLGIIPGFGGSQRLPRLVGRGRALELLLTGEMIDAQEAWRLGLVNRVVPAAELLAEVRGLARKIAAKGLVALRLCKEAVINGQELDLERACTYEADLFALTFATEDQREGMTAFLDKRPARFSDR; via the coding sequence ATGTCGCCACGTAATCTGCTGCTCGAAACGACCGAGGGGGTCGTCACCGTCACTATCAATCGCCCGGCGGCGCTCAATGCCCTGAATCGGGAGATGCTCGAAGAATTGGCGGCGGTGATCAACGAACTGGCCGCTGATCAGGCCGTTCGAGTGATCATCCTGACCGGCGCCGGCGAGCGGGCCTTTGTCGCCGGGGCCGATATCGCGGTGATGCGGGAGATGGCGCCGGCGGCCGCCCGCGAACTGGCCCTGCTCGGCCAGGGGGTCTGCCGGGCGATCGAACGCTGCCCGAAGCCGGTGATCGCCGCGGTGAACGGTTTCGCCCTGGGGGGCGGTTGCGAGCTGGCGCTGAGCTGCGATATCCGGCTGGCCGCCGAGAGCGCTCGCTTCGGCCAGCCGGAGGTGAACCTGGGGATCATCCCCGGTTTCGGCGGCAGCCAGCGGCTCCCCCGGCTGGTCGGCCGGGGACGGGCCCTGGAACTCTTGCTTACCGGCGAGATGATCGACGCCCAAGAAGCGTGGCGGCTCGGCCTGGTGAACCGGGTAGTACCGGCTGCCGAACTGCTGGCGGAGGTCCGGGGCCTGGCGCGGAAGATTGCCGCCAAGGGGCTCGTCGCGCTGCGGCTCTGCAAGGAAGCGGTCATCAACGGCCAGGAACTGGACCTTGAGCGGGCCTGTACCTATGAGGCCGACCTGTTCGCCCTTACTTTTGCCACCGAAGACCAGCGAGAAGGGATGACCGCCTTTCTCGACAAGCGGCCGGCCCGGTTCAGCGATCGCTGA
- a CDS encoding DMT family transporter codes for MADHDTAQTTAGKGGVWLIMMAAVLWGTTGTSQALAPVGASPAVVGALRLAVGGGALLLLALWRGGLRGGGRWPFWATASAGGFVAAYQLCFFAAVAKTGVAVGTMVGIGSSPVLAGILVYLARGERPGRRWLAATVLAIVGCTLLLATGGTVSVNPLGVILALGAGASYAAYTLAIKTLLDGRSADAVVAVAFCLGALLLSPLLVTADLSWLAAPRGLVVILHLGLLATALSYQLFGRGLRTVPVANAVTLSLAEPLTAAILGVTVVGERLTLPALIGIALLFSGLALLAITPRRSITG; via the coding sequence ATGGCCGATCACGACACAGCACAAACAACGGCGGGGAAAGGGGGCGTCTGGCTGATCATGATGGCGGCGGTCCTCTGGGGGACCACCGGCACCTCGCAGGCACTGGCCCCGGTCGGTGCCAGTCCGGCAGTGGTCGGCGCCCTGCGGTTGGCGGTCGGCGGTGGGGCGCTGCTCCTCCTTGCCCTGTGGCGTGGCGGGTTGCGGGGCGGAGGCCGGTGGCCATTCTGGGCGACCGCCAGCGCCGGCGGCTTCGTGGCCGCCTACCAGCTCTGTTTTTTCGCCGCCGTTGCCAAGACCGGCGTGGCGGTCGGCACGATGGTCGGTATCGGCAGCTCGCCGGTGCTGGCCGGTATCCTCGTCTACCTGGCCAGGGGTGAACGGCCGGGACGACGCTGGCTGGCGGCGACGGTCCTGGCGATCGTCGGCTGCACCCTGCTGCTGGCGACCGGCGGCACGGTCAGTGTCAATCCCCTTGGCGTCATCCTCGCCCTCGGGGCCGGTGCCTCCTATGCCGCCTATACCCTGGCGATCAAAACGCTCCTTGACGGTCGTTCCGCCGATGCGGTGGTGGCGGTTGCCTTCTGCCTCGGCGCCCTGCTCCTCTCACCGTTGCTGGTGACGGCGGACCTTTCCTGGCTTGCCGCCCCTCGCGGGCTGGTGGTGATCCTGCACCTGGGACTGCTGGCAACCGCCCTGTCCTACCAGTTGTTCGGCCGGGGGCTGCGGACGGTACCGGTGGCCAACGCGGTCACCCTCTCCCTGGCGGAACCGCTCACCGCCGCCATCCTCGGGGTCACCGTGGTTGGCGAGCGGCTTACCCTCCCAGCGCTGATCGGGATTGCCCTTCTTTTCTCCGGGCTGGCGCTGCTGGCCATTACACCCCGGCGGAGTATCACCGGCTGA
- a CDS encoding DUF6504 family protein, translated as MPLPSHPTGHERFVGEAITPVAGSFDSAAMASGEPGVPQAFVWRGRTVEVTTVLRRWHDTGPCSHGSGEMYVRKHWFEVATTAGIMKVYFDRQPRYGRRDRRWWLFSIREEDNGSSPF; from the coding sequence ATGCCTCTCCCATCCCACCCAACGGGGCATGAACGTTTCGTCGGCGAAGCCATTACGCCGGTGGCCGGCAGCTTCGACAGTGCCGCCATGGCATCCGGTGAGCCTGGCGTACCACAGGCTTTCGTCTGGCGCGGCCGGACCGTCGAAGTCACGACCGTGCTCCGTCGCTGGCACGATACCGGCCCCTGCAGCCATGGCAGCGGTGAGATGTACGTCCGCAAGCACTGGTTCGAGGTGGCAACAACCGCCGGCATCATGAAGGTCTACTTTGACCGACAGCCCCGCTACGGCAGGAGGGATCGTCGCTGGTGGCTCTTCAGCATCCGTGAGGAAGATAACGGCTCTTCGCCATTCTGA
- a CDS encoding DUF2127 domain-containing protein, with product MRRRDHHLKAAAGLHTIACFEATKGALVIVVGLGLLSLIHRDVEALAEQIVAHFHLNPANAAPRIFLELADRASDSRLQALATGAIGYATLRFIEAWGLWRDRIWAQWLGIISGGIYLPVEIYELWRGVTAIRAGTFLLNLAIVAWLARVRWLEHRERQR from the coding sequence ATGCGTCGCCGGGACCACCATCTCAAGGCAGCGGCCGGGCTGCATACCATCGCCTGCTTCGAGGCAACCAAGGGCGCGCTGGTCATCGTGGTCGGCCTCGGGCTGCTCAGCCTGATCCACCGGGACGTCGAGGCCCTCGCGGAACAGATCGTCGCCCACTTTCACCTCAACCCGGCCAATGCCGCGCCGCGGATTTTTCTCGAACTTGCCGACCGGGCCAGCGACAGTCGTCTCCAGGCACTCGCCACCGGCGCCATCGGCTACGCCACACTCCGCTTCATCGAAGCCTGGGGGCTCTGGCGCGACCGGATCTGGGCCCAATGGCTCGGCATCATCTCCGGCGGCATCTATCTCCCGGTCGAAATCTACGAGCTCTGGCGCGGAGTGACCGCCATCCGGGCCGGAACCTTCCTGCTCAACCTCGCCATCGTCGCCTGGCTGGCCCGGGTCCGCTGGCTGGAACACCGGGAGCGGCAACGCTAG